A region of Paramormyrops kingsleyae isolate MSU_618 chromosome 17, PKINGS_0.4, whole genome shotgun sequence DNA encodes the following proteins:
- the her8.2 gene encoding hairy-related 8.2, translated as MTATAVTHNVEKLSSAKEERKLRKPLIERKRRERINNCLDQLKETVVGAFRLDQSKLEKADILEMTVKHLQNIQSNKFAADSTVGLEAQQKYSTGYIQCMHEVHNLLLTCEWMDKTLGSRLLNHLLKSLPRATEDTPPAVTSMAPPPQQTQESCSAGPVLPSSRAFGGAAAKAQQSAGTRDKALLLPGNQLFNNQHIATLDMWRPW; from the exons ATGACGGCCACCGCCGTGACCCACAACGTGGAGAAATTGTCGAGCGCTAAAGAAGAGAGAAAG CTGAGAAAGCCACTAATTGAAAGAAAAAGACGAGAAAGAATAAATAATTGTCTCGATCAACTGAAAGAAACCGTGGTCGGCGCTTTCCGACTAGAT CAATCTAAACTGGAGAAGGCTGATATTCTTGAAATGACAGTGAAGCATCTGCAGAATATTCAGAGCAACAAATTCGCCG CTGACTCCACCGTAGGGTTAGAGGCCCAGCAGAAATACAGCACGGGCTATATCCAGTGTATGCACGAGGTTCACAATCTGCTGCTAACCTGTGAGTGGATGGATAAAACACTAGGCTCTCGTCTGCTCAACCACCTGCTCAAGTCGCTCCCGCGTGCTACCGAGGATACCCCGCCCGCCGTGACGTCCATGGCCCCGCCTCCTCAGCAAACGCAGGAAAGCTGCAGCGCCGGCCCTGTGCTGCCCTCAAGCCGTGCGTTCGGCGGGGCTGCCGCCAAGGCCCAGCAGAGCGCGGGCACCCGTGATAAGGCGCTCCTGTTACCGGGCAACCAGCTATTTAACAACCAGCACATAGCCACACTTGACATGTGGCGGCCGTGGTGA
- the LOC111860729 gene encoding transcription cofactor HES-6-like, which produces MAPVFRANKAECGAVEEEYYGIKGDRKARKPLVEKKRRARINESLQELRILLSDTDLQSKMENAEVLEMTVKRVEHVLRNRSQESDAMNREASERFAAGYIQCMHEVHMYVSSCPGIDPTVAAELLNHLLECMPLNEDNFQDMLVDLMSDVSDSSNNSTLPTGNGSGVTSAAVGGIREVTSAFSPAPSTTSSDDFYSDLDETDVEHSHNSSEDHAVQPTTAYFKSIWRPW; this is translated from the exons ATGGCCCCTGTCTTCCGAGCTAACAAAGCTGAATGTGGCGCCGTTGAGGAAGAATACTACGGGATTAAAGGAGACAGAAAG GCAAGAAAACCTTTGGTGGAGAAGAAGAGACGGGCACGAATTAATGAAAGCTTGCAAGAACTCAGGATTCTGCTCTCTGACACTGAT TTACAATCTAAAATGGAGAATGCTGAGGTGCTTGAAATGACTGTGAAACGAGTTGAGCATGTCCTCAGAAATCGATCCCAAG AATCTGACGCTATGAATCGCGAGGCAAGCGAGCGCTTTGCAGCCGGTTACATCCAGTGTATGCACGAGGTGCACATGTACGTGTCCAGCTGTCCGGGCATCGACCCTACGGTCGCCGCGGAGCTCCTGAATCATCTTCTGGAATGCATGCCTCTGAACGAAGACAATTTCCAGGACATGCTTGTGGATTTAATGTCGGACGTCTCcgacagcagcaacaacagcacTTTGCCTACCGGCAATGGGAGTGGTGTCACTTCGGCCGCAGTAGGGGGGATACGCGAAGTCACCTCCGCCTTCTCCCCAGCGCCATCCACTACATCCAGCGATGACTTCTATTCAGACCTAGATGAAACCGATGTGGAGCACAGTCATAATTCCTCAGAAGACCATGCAGTCCAACCCACGACGGCATATTTCAAATCTATATGGAGACCGTGGTAG